The Zingiber officinale cultivar Zhangliang chromosome 9A, Zo_v1.1, whole genome shotgun sequence genome window below encodes:
- the LOC122018504 gene encoding uncharacterized protein ycf45-like isoform X2 encodes MGVLSLHPPPRFHTNRFDSVHSSTRPHLSLFLPTPQRNHLRVRRFSVPGATEDGFVVVEDDLKALLQVLPRDLRENLQNEPRRDQLLEVILDLGRRPEARYLGEPGGKYLRDKEISLEELKEAQNVVGEFGGDNRAGVEVSGHVDMVRDLLEYKESILFLGRPGVGKTTVMREIARVLADELHKRVVIVDTSNEIGGDGDIPHVAIGGARRMQVREPSMQHRVMIEAVENHMPEVVIVDEIGTEAEALACRSIAERGVMLIGTAHGDRLANIIKNPTLSDLVGGVETVTLGDDEARARCSQKSILERKAPPTFPFLIEMRERNYWVTHRTERSVDMLLVGKKPLVEIRKRDDEFKVVVERWKTYDGDGI; translated from the exons ATGGGCGTGCTCTCACTTCATCCTCCTCCTCGATTCCATACCAATCGCTTCGATTCCGTGCACAGTTCTACTAGGCCACATCTATCCCTCTTCTTGCCTACTCCGCAGAGAAATCATCTTCGAGTTCGACGTTTTTCGGTTCCCGGAGCCACAGAGGATGGATTCGTGGTGGTCGAGGACGATCTCAAGGCTCTTCTGCAG GTTTTACCTAGAGATTTGCGAGAAAATCTGCAAAATGAGCCAAGAAGAGATCAACTCTTAGAG GTTATATTGGATTTGGGTCGCCGACCTGAAGCACGTTACCTTGGAGAACCCGGTGGGAAGTATCTAAGAGACAAAGAG ATTTCACTGGAGGAGTTGAAAGAAGCACAAAATGTGGTTGGGGAATTTGGAGGAGACAACAGAGCTGGCGTCGAAG TTAGTGGTCATGTTGACATGGTGCGTGATCTCTTGGAGTACAAAGAGAGCATCCTCTTCTTAGGAAG ACCTGGAGTTGGTAAGACTACTGTCATGCGAGAGATTGCGCGTGTCTTAGCTGATGAACTCCACAAGAGAGTG GTAATTGTGGACACCAGCAATGAGATTGGAGGTGATGGCGATATTCCACATGTAGCAATAGGTGGTGCAAGGAGAATGCAAGTTCGAGAACCATCAATGCAGCACAGGGTCATGATTGAAGCAGTTGAGAATCACATGCCTGAGGTGGTCATCGTTGATGAAATTGGTACAGAAGCAGAAGCACTTGCTTGTCGCTCGATTGCAGAAAGAGGAGTCATGCTTATTGGTACTGCTCATGGAGACAGATTGGCAAATATAATAAAGAATCCTACACTATCTGATTTG GTCGGCGGAGTGGAAACAGTTACACTAGGAGACGATGAGGCAAGAGCTAGATGTAGTCAAAAGAGCATTCTTGAGAGGAAAGCTCCACCAACATTTCCATTCCTGATTGAAATGAGGGAGAGAAACTACTGGGTCACTCATCGG ACAGAAAGAAGTGTCGATATGTTGCTTGTCGGCAAGAAGCCATTGGTCGAG ATAAGGAAGAGAGATGATGAGTTCAAAGTTGTAGTAGAGAGATGGAAAACATACGACGGAGATGGTATATAA
- the LOC122018504 gene encoding uncharacterized protein ycf45-like isoform X1, producing the protein MGVLSLHPPPRFHTNRFDSVHSSTRPHLSLFLPTPQRNHLRVRRFSVPGATEDGFVVVEDDLKALLQVLPRDLRENLQNEPRRDQLLEVILDLGRRPEARYLGEPGGKYLRDKEISLEELKEAQNVVGEFGGDNRAGVEGTLHRISAIRSRKGLIVGLTCRVGRAVSGHVDMVRDLLEYKESILFLGRPGVGKTTVMREIARVLADELHKRVVIVDTSNEIGGDGDIPHVAIGGARRMQVREPSMQHRVMIEAVENHMPEVVIVDEIGTEAEALACRSIAERGVMLIGTAHGDRLANIIKNPTLSDLVGGVETVTLGDDEARARCSQKSILERKAPPTFPFLIEMRERNYWVTHRTERSVDMLLVGKKPLVEIRKRDDEFKVVVERWKTYDGDGI; encoded by the exons ATGGGCGTGCTCTCACTTCATCCTCCTCCTCGATTCCATACCAATCGCTTCGATTCCGTGCACAGTTCTACTAGGCCACATCTATCCCTCTTCTTGCCTACTCCGCAGAGAAATCATCTTCGAGTTCGACGTTTTTCGGTTCCCGGAGCCACAGAGGATGGATTCGTGGTGGTCGAGGACGATCTCAAGGCTCTTCTGCAG GTTTTACCTAGAGATTTGCGAGAAAATCTGCAAAATGAGCCAAGAAGAGATCAACTCTTAGAG GTTATATTGGATTTGGGTCGCCGACCTGAAGCACGTTACCTTGGAGAACCCGGTGGGAAGTATCTAAGAGACAAAGAG ATTTCACTGGAGGAGTTGAAAGAAGCACAAAATGTGGTTGGGGAATTTGGAGGAGACAACAGAGCTGGCGTCGAAGGTACATTACATAGGATATCTGCAATAAGGAGTAGAAAAGGACTCATTGTTGGATTGACATGTAGAGTTGGTCGAGCAGTTAGTGGTCATGTTGACATGGTGCGTGATCTCTTGGAGTACAAAGAGAGCATCCTCTTCTTAGGAAG ACCTGGAGTTGGTAAGACTACTGTCATGCGAGAGATTGCGCGTGTCTTAGCTGATGAACTCCACAAGAGAGTG GTAATTGTGGACACCAGCAATGAGATTGGAGGTGATGGCGATATTCCACATGTAGCAATAGGTGGTGCAAGGAGAATGCAAGTTCGAGAACCATCAATGCAGCACAGGGTCATGATTGAAGCAGTTGAGAATCACATGCCTGAGGTGGTCATCGTTGATGAAATTGGTACAGAAGCAGAAGCACTTGCTTGTCGCTCGATTGCAGAAAGAGGAGTCATGCTTATTGGTACTGCTCATGGAGACAGATTGGCAAATATAATAAAGAATCCTACACTATCTGATTTG GTCGGCGGAGTGGAAACAGTTACACTAGGAGACGATGAGGCAAGAGCTAGATGTAGTCAAAAGAGCATTCTTGAGAGGAAAGCTCCACCAACATTTCCATTCCTGATTGAAATGAGGGAGAGAAACTACTGGGTCACTCATCGG ACAGAAAGAAGTGTCGATATGTTGCTTGTCGGCAAGAAGCCATTGGTCGAG ATAAGGAAGAGAGATGATGAGTTCAAAGTTGTAGTAGAGAGATGGAAAACATACGACGGAGATGGTATATAA